The Halarsenatibacter silvermanii DNA segment ATATTGATATTGAGATTGAAAGCAATGAAGTTGAATTTACTGATGATTGGACATTTGAAGATATTTATGGAGATATTGATATTGAGATTGAAGGCGATGTTGAATTTACCGATGATTGGACGTTTAAAGATATTTATGGAGATATTATTGATATTGAAGCAGAGGGAGCAGAAGCTAATTTTGCCGATGATTGGACGTTTGAAAATATTGATGGGGATATTGAAGGGGATATTGAAATTGAGTAGGATTGAAATTGATGAAGATGGGCAAGATTATTTTAGGAAGTGATATTATGCTGAATAACAAGGGTATAACATTAGTTGAAGTAATTTTGGCCCTTTCTTTAGTCGGTATAATTGGATTAATGGCAGCTGGTATTCAGACAGATATTTATGAAATTTTTTATACAGAGGCAGATAACACGTCTTTTCATATAAATCTGCAAACAATGCATCAGCTTTTTAGAGATGAGTTAGTAGGGATGGAGGTAAATACTGATAGTGGAGATTATTCTTTTGAATGGAATAATGCCGAAGACGAATTGGTGAGAAAAGATTTAAACAACAGCAATAATGATTTTAGTTTGAGATTTCAAGAAGATCGAATAGAAGAAATAGAAATGAAAAAGGACAACAGTATGCTTAATATAACAGTGAAATACAACATGTATGAGGATAGCAATGAAAGTAATAATAGTGATAACAATGAAAGGGAATATAAAATATCTGTTTATGAAAATTATATTGACGAGGACATAAACTTAGTTAGTGAAGATGATAAGCTATATTTTGAAATTCCTGTCGGTGAATTACCAGCGGATGAATTGGGATGGGTAAATCCCCCAGGGGAAGGGCAGGCGGACCCCAGATGGATTGAAGAATTTAAAGATGCGCCCCAAGAAGAAGACCCAAATTATCATTCAGGAATAGTTATATTTTCTGAAGAAAATTTGCATCATTGGGTTGCTGCAAAGGAAAAAACTAGTTTGGAAGCAGTAAAAGGATTCATTTTTGAAGTAAAACTTGAAGTTAGAAACGATGGAGAGCTAACGCTTACTTCTGATAAAGATATAATTTTTGAAGATGAAGTTGATATTAAAGGTGAACTAGATATAAATGCAGGTGGAGATGTTATTTTTGAAGATGAAGTTGATATTAAAGGTGAATTATGCTTTGAGCAGAAAACCACAGTGGAATATGAGGGCGAAACAGAAGATTTTGGTGGCCATGAGGATGAAAAGAAAAATTGTTATGATGAAGATGATTTTCATAATAAATTCGATTAAATTTTACATGTAGATTCAAATTAAGTGGAGGCTAAAACCGTGAAACTACCCCAGGCAGTTAAATTCAGCCATTATTTGCTGGAACGTTTTGTCGAAAAAAGAGATGTAGTGCTCGATGCCACCTGCGGCAATGGTCACGATACGGTTTTTTTGGCCGATCTGGTCGGTCGGGAAGGAAAGGTTAATGCGATCGACATTCAGCAGGAAGCTGTGGAGAATACTGAAGAAAGGTTAAAAGATAATGAAATGCTTTCCAGAACTGAGCTGGTCTGCGGTGATCACTCCCGGCTGGAGGAGCATTTTTCCGAAAGCGATTATAAAGCTGCCGTCTTCAATCTGGGTTATCTGCCCGGCGGTGATAAATCGATAATTACCAGGCCCAAAACTACCCTGGCTGCCCTTAAAAAAGTGTCTGCCAGAATTATCTGCGGCGGAGTTTTAGTGGTGGTCGCCTATCCGGGTCATGAGGGTGGGGATGAGGAGCTGCAGGAGGTATTGAACTGGGCTGAGAAACTGGAAAGCGAAGATTTTAATGTGCTGCATTACCATTTTATAAATCAACCTTCGGATCCGCCCGAGGTTATAGCGGCTGCGCGAAGATAAAACGGGGGGTTAAATAGTGTCGGAAGAAAAAAAGCGTCTGGGAGATCTGCTGCTGGAATATGATTATATCGATGAGGAAGAGTTCGAGGAGGCTTTAGCCCGCCAGCAGGAATCGGATAAAAGACTGGGGCAAATGCTCGTCGATCTGGGTTATATCTCCGAAAAAGATTTGATTCAGGTGCTCGAATTTCAACTGCAGGTCCCTTATGCTGATCCAGAAAAGTATTATTTTGATTCCAGTCTGGCTGAATATCTGCCGGAAAAT contains these protein-coding regions:
- a CDS encoding prepilin-type N-terminal cleavage/methylation domain-containing protein; its protein translation is MKMGKIILGSDIMLNNKGITLVEVILALSLVGIIGLMAAGIQTDIYEIFYTEADNTSFHINLQTMHQLFRDELVGMEVNTDSGDYSFEWNNAEDELVRKDLNNSNNDFSLRFQEDRIEEIEMKKDNSMLNITVKYNMYEDSNESNNSDNNEREYKISVYENYIDEDINLVSEDDKLYFEIPVGELPADELGWVNPPGEGQADPRWIEEFKDAPQEEDPNYHSGIVIFSEENLHHWVAAKEKTSLEAVKGFIFEVKLEVRNDGELTLTSDKDIIFEDEVDIKGELDINAGGDVIFEDEVDIKGELCFEQKTTVEYEGETEDFGGHEDEKKNCYDEDDFHNKFD
- a CDS encoding tRNA (mnm(5)s(2)U34)-methyltransferase; this encodes MKLPQAVKFSHYLLERFVEKRDVVLDATCGNGHDTVFLADLVGREGKVNAIDIQQEAVENTEERLKDNEMLSRTELVCGDHSRLEEHFSESDYKAAVFNLGYLPGGDKSIITRPKTTLAALKKVSARIICGGVLVVVAYPGHEGGDEELQEVLNWAEKLESEDFNVLHYHFINQPSDPPEVIAAARR